One Glycine max cultivar Williams 82 chromosome 8, Glycine_max_v4.0, whole genome shotgun sequence genomic window, cctgatgtggatctgcccctaattaaagagtTAGTAATACGCTGCAAAGAAGTGAAACATCTGCGGAAAggagccaaatcacgaatgtgagcccaaacttggagagatttcctgcaagaaaagaacaaatgaacatttgactcagcctcatttgaacataaagggcagagggaacccttgttcaaaaaagcagctttgtcaagagtaagcagtcggttccttttagcaagccatagaatgaaagacatcttaggggAGATTGTTGGGTTCcatataacagaacaccaactaacagtaggcttgacacctctaatgtattcatagacttttccaacaagcaattgttcattggtgctccaagattgaatcctctttttggcctctttcgtacttagctctttggagataataaagtcccttatttgaatgattttctttatcaaaactaaatctgatgaagaagtatTGTAATTCCACACATCGCTCCCTTTGAAATAGTAATTGTGAACCCACCAAACCCATAAAGAATCTTTCTTACAATGAAAGTCCCACAGGATACGGGAAAGAAGCACAAGATTCCAGTCCATGAGATTTAAAAGGCCTAAACCCCCTGCTTTTTTCGGAGAACAAACTACTGACCAAGCAACCAAGGACTTGTTTTTGCCAATATCTGCTTTGCCCCACAGAAAATTACGGCACGAAGCGTTGATCCGGTCCAGAACAAATTGAGGCAAAGGAAAAATCCCCATTCAGAAATTCACAATTCCTTGAATAACTGCTCTGATCAACTCTAGCTTACCTGTATAAGATAAAGACTTCCTGCTCCATCCCTGAATCAGACCAATAATCTTGGAAAGCAAGGGAGCATAGTGGCATACATTTAATCTAGATGATAAAAGGGGAACACCCAAGTGTCTAAAAGGGAAGCCACCCAAGCTAAATCCAGTAAGCTGCTGAATATGAGAAAGCTCATGAGGCCTAATACCGACTGAGTATATGACAGATTTATCAGAGCTGATGGAAAGCCCTAAAACCCTACAGAAGTGCTGAAACTTGGCAAACATAGTTGACACAGAAGAGATATCTCCTCTAGATAGAAGCATAATATCATCTGCAAAAGCCAAATGAGATAGCTGAATACCTGCACAGTtgggatgaaatttaaaattggcaTCATCCTTGAGGCTGCTCATATCTCTGGAAAAGTACTCCAAACAAAGTACAAACAGATAAAGGGAGAGAGGATCACCTTGTCTAAGACCCCGCTACCCTTTGAAGTGGCCATAAATGGATCCATTGACTGCCACACTAAAGGAAGTGGAAGAAACACATTCCATGATCCAAGTACAGAACTGGGCTGGGAAGCCAATGGACTTAAACATCCAATCCAAGAATTTCCAGGAAATGGAATCCTAAGCTTTATGCAAGTCAATTTTCAGGAGGCATCTCGGAGAGGATCTTTTCCGTGCATATTTGCGCAAAATCTCTTGAACTAGGAAGATGTTGGCCATCATCTTTCTGTTCTTAATGAAGGTAGTTTGAGTTTCCCCAATAATAGTCTCAAACACTGGGGCTATGCGGTTGGCCAGAATTTTAGACACAATTTTGTATAACAAATTACAACAATATATAGGTCTAAAATGGTTAACCAGGGAGGCCTGATCATGCTTAGGAATAAGCGCAATAATAGCATGGTTGATCTGCTTTTAAATTTTTCCCGTTGTAATAAATTCATTAATCGCCTCATATCATCACCAATGATATTCCaagccttcttgaagaataaaaCATTGAAACCATCTGGCTCTGGAGCTTTATTGTTATTCATCATAGAAATAAcgttccaaacctcttgcttagAAGTAGGACAAAGTAAGGCCGCAAAGCAATCGATGGGAACCTTAGGACCCCTGTTGCAGATCGAAATGGAAGGAGTTTGGGTCAGCTCATGAGCACTAAACAAATTCCTAAAGTGATTCACAAAAGCAAGGGCAATTTCATCTTGGGAGGAAGTGTTATGCCTATCCTCTAGCCTTATGGCAGCAATAAATCGGCTATGTCTGTTGCGCTTGATTAAAGCATCAAAAAATTTGGAGCATTTATTAGCCTGCAGGAGATATCTGTTTTTGATGAGCTGAGCAAACTTCATAGACTTCGCTTTTCTAAGCATAATGGTTTGCCCTCTAGTGTGGTTTGCCAGAGCAAGAAGGGAATGGTCCTGAGGATTTTGCTTTAGAGAATTAAGCACACTGTTATATTCAATCTCAACTAACTCTACTCGGTTGGAGATGTTGTTGAACTCCTGCTTAAAAAGATTCTTCAAGAGAGCTTTAAGAGCTTTCAATTTCTTACAGACCTTGAACATGCTACAACCATGAATATTTTTCTTCCAGCCATCTGCAACAATTCTTAAGAAATTTGGATGATCCACAATAGCATTGTTGAATTTAAATGGAGAATTACCTCTAGGCACTAGCAACTTAGTGGTGACAACTAGAGGAGTATGGtctgaaatagaaataaactcCATAACTTCACAAGCAGAATTTCCAAAGGAATTGAACTAGGCCTGATTACATAAAGCTCTGTCTAGTTGCTCCACACCCTGCCATTAGTCCACGTGTACAAAGGGTCATGAGAGTTGATGGTCCCCAGCCCCAAGTCAGAACAACAATCAACAAAATTTTGCAACTCATAAGCATTGGGCTCAGCTCCATTGAAACGGTCGATGGGAGACAAAATGGAGTTGAAGTCATCAATGAGGAGCCAGGGGCAGTTCATATTAGCATTGATACTATTCAGATTTATCCAAAGAGATCTTCTTGCCACAATGGAGTGAAGACCGTAGATGAATGAAACCTGAAAGCGCTTGGCAGTGGTTTTACAATCAATAACACAGTCAATCAATTGGGCATTTGACTCTAAAACAGAAAGATGAATCTTATCCTGCTTCTAGAGGATAAGAATTCTGCCAGCATTATGAGAAGCGAAGTTATGCGTGAAGTGTCAGTCACCAAACTTTCTTCTCATGATTTCCTCAACTGAAACCTTATTCAACTTAGTTTCCAACACAACCATGACGTTAACTTCCTTGCAGCAAAGGAAGCTCTGCATCGCATGATGTTTCAGAGGCAAATTAAAGCCTCCCCGACCCTAGTTACATCTTTATGATTTCTTCCTCTTTGGACATCAGCGTGCATATCCTCAGTACGGGTTGTCTTTATGAGTTGcacttttttaccttttttttggtgttttATTTTCACCTGAACAAACCCCTCTTCTATAGGATCACCAAACTTAGTGTTTCCTGTTTTTTTGAGGTTAGAAGAATTATGAAGGACAGAAACATGATTTGCAACCAGGACATGTTTTCTGTGAGGAGGGACAGACAAATTAGTCTGAACAATCTTTGGATTATCAAAGGGGTCTACTGTATTGGTATGTGGGGGCATTGCTGAATCACCCACTTGTGGCTGATCCAAGGTGGGAGAGGCTGCGATGAGAGCAAACTTATTCGCAGTGACAGTTTTACAATTAGTGAGGCAGTGCCCAATCATCTTGCAGTGAGTGCAAAAAGAATGTCTATTTTCATACTCAATCTTTTGCACAAAAGTCTTCCCTGTAGGAAGTCTAAATCGCACTTCATCGATGAGCTCCAAAGAAGCATCAACCTCAACTAAAGCTCTAGCAAAAGAAATAGACCCCTTAGAAGCAGTAAGATGGTCAGATCGAATGGGCGAACCAATCTTGGACAGGATTTTCCATAAGGCTTGAGGATTCCAAAGCTCCAGAGGAAGATTTCTGAGTTTAACCCAAACAGAGATCTTGTTGAGCTCCTCATTACCAAAGTCAAAGAATGCTGACATAACCTTCAGCAGTAGGGGTCTTTGAAATATGAAGTAAGGGCCTGTAGAGAGGACTTGGTTAAGATCGTCCTCAGACTCAAATTTAAACACCAGCCAACCACTTTCATGAGCTGAGTATGAAAACTTGACTCCCTATTTTTGGCAACAATCCAACAGAGCTTTCTTTCCTGGGAAGCGGCCAGCCACATAGCCAATAAGGCTATGTCCCCAAGCCTCTTCCAGGGATTGCAAATCAGTTTCTTCCAACAACACTTCAGCATCAGAGGGTGGAGGGGAGAACTTTATTCCAAAACCTTTGGAAGAGTTTCTGTTATCTTTGAACAAATTGACCCAAGGAGTAGGAGCCTTATTGTCATCTAACTGCGGTGATGACTTAGAGCCACAGGAGTGAGATGTATCATCATCAGTAGTTGAATCATTGTCCCCTAAGGTGCAAGAAACTTCTGGGGAAGATTAAGATTCAACACTGCATTCTGACAAATTATCAAACACTTGGTGTGCGACATCATCAGTTTTTGCAGAACTTGTCCCTGCCTTTTTTACGAGCACCTTGCCTACAAAATTATCCTGTGAAACAGTATAAGCATTCTAATTTGCTtggacaacatccaagcaaCCAGCCAGACCAGAAGTAGCAGATGTTTGGGATTTACCTGAACCTGAGGTAGTACCCTTCACCATAATTTGCTTTGCAACTGAGTGCGATCGACGACCCTTGTTCTTCCCCATCAGGAGCAGTTCAAGCTGGCTATTGCAGGTAGTAACGAACTACTTCATAGCCCAAGATGAGAAAAAGTGATAGGGCATGCGATtggaaaaaacaatgaaaagctTTGGAGACCGAGGCAGTCAGAACTCCCAAGGATCGAAGAAGGAACCCTAGCATTTGTAGAGAGCAAAGATCCACTCCGTCGGTGGCTAAGCCACTAGGCAGCACCCAAGGACGGAAGAAACCTAGGTTAATTCAGTGGTTTCTTTTTTGGGGGATCACCCCAACTTGATGAGATTAATAAATGTCATCAAATTGGATTCAACATCCAAATTAGTGAAAGCTCTCTCCGCTCCAATATTGAGATCAACTTTGATGGCACATAGCTCCGCTTGAGTAACAGAGCAAAATCCCAAgttataacaaaaaaagaaaagatcatCGCTCCAATTTATGAGCGCTCCACCACAAGCAGCATTAAAACTTGTTTCTCTCATGAATGCACCATAAGTGTCTCGTTTCTATCTTTGCAAAATTGTTCTTATCGCCTCTACCAAACACAAGGCAactgtttgttttttatatataaaaatcgaAAACAGATATAAGAAAATATGCAACACAGCAACCaactaaattaaatatctttGAAAGGTCTAAGTGTAGTTTGTGTAGTGTGGTTACAAGggaaataatgagaaataataatatgaatgcattttttttcttcattcttaaaacaaggaagtaaagatatataattttaattaaaagtaaaaataaaaatatttttttaaatcatcttTTTATTTAAGGGGAGTTTAGTACCAGaaattcagaagaaaaaaaagtttagtaCGAGAAATTTTTTTCATGATCGGAAATTCTGATAATCatggtttttagaaataaaatttgactGATTGATATCATATAAgtttcatgaaaataaaagattactCCGTAATATGGACTATGGAGTAGTATTTTTAGCATTCAAATATTTGATTGGAAAGAACTTTTTGGTGAACATTAATGGGTAGATAatgatgatttaatttaaaacagaaaatgagtaactttacgaaaacaaatcaaaacaacTATTGCGCGGCTTTCTGACAATATTCTGCGTACGACCACTCTGTCTTCTTCCACTGTTTCCCTTTTCTTTATAGGCTTTCGAGCTCATCCCATGCCATTAGCATTAACATTAATGCAAAACAAAACTCACATTTattatttctatatattttatgcTTATTCTGTCAATTCtgagtttaattttattggGAAATGAGTGAGATGAGAGAGAGATCAAAATCAAAtcgaaacaaaacaaaacacagtGCTCAGTACCCTCTCTCACATTTACTACTATTTTGCTCTTCTCTCTAGGCCTGCCCTCTCTCCCTAGGGTTTGTTTCACTTATGCCTTCCCAACTCCTCAGCCTCAGGTTTGTGTAAAATATTGCTGGATCAATTTTCTCCATTTTCAAAGCTGCATTGCATTGCATGtgcatttatgttttaatttttatttcttgaattgGTAATTTTCTCTCTCACTTTGTGTGTTTCTAACAATATGACTTTTTAGTCTTTCAGAAGTTGAATGTAGATGATACGGAAGGAGAGAAGTTGCCCTGTCCTGTCGGTGGCTCTGATCTCTGTAAATGCTCAATGCTCTCCATCTTGCATTTTTGTTTGGTAGGTGGGTTCATAATCACACTACTTTACTTTTGGGGGGTTTCAACTTttgcttattttcttttctttttctccgtTTTCTACTACTTATTCATTCATTCCCGTGATCTACATGAATTGAAAGGTAGGACATTTCCACGATGCTATATGCTTACTTCGCCATTTCATCACCCTCTCTTGGAAGTTGCTACGGAATCTAGGGGTTCAACAACctaaataaaagattattttcttCCGTATAAATTTTCCTGCGCTTTGTTGCTGATTGTCAACATAACAAACTACTACTAGTACTTGGGTCTGTTATTTAGTAGTAGTATTCTCATTCTCTTTTGATGTGATTATTATGGTTTTTGaccaaaacatttaaaatatatggCTGAGTGTATAATAGTTTGTTTCTGAAAGTAAGGTGATAAAGCATGGagtttttgaaaatcaaaaagtTCAGAAAATCTCAGAAAGCAAATGGAGAAAAGGATTTGGCAGACAAGGCAGTGCCTGAGCCTGAGGAACCAAAGCTGAACACCGATGGTCCTGATCAGTGTAAATCAGAAAACGCAGACTCTGCAGGTGAAGCAGAGGATGACGATGATTTTATTACCAATGAGGTTAAGAGGAGGCTAAAAGAATTGAGAAGAAACAGTTTTATGGTGTTGATTCCTGAAGAAGATTCCTGCCCTGAGGAAGGGGAGgatgaagaggaagaggaagccgGAGAGACATGCTCAAATGAATGGAGGGATGTGGAGGCAGAAGGTCAGCAATGGTGGCGTGGTTTTGATGCTGTATTTGAAAAGTACTGTGAAAGAATGCTGTTCTTTGATCGGATGAGCACTCAACAGCTTAGTGAAGTTGGCAAAGGTAGATTTCAATTGttgctttgattttttatgggGTAGGTgggggttaaaaaaaaaaacattacagaTAACATCTGGGAGGGGGATTTAGTGTTGGTTGTTGACAATGataaaatcaattctaattttagTCTTCCTATGATGCCAACTCTATGCTTCAATGCAGATACTAGTAATGATTGGGAATGTCAATTTCAGTTTCTGCTCTGGGTTCATTTATGTGTTTTTGTCTATGGACTTGCCACACATGATGTGTGATTAGTACGATAATGGACACCCGATGAAAATTTACTCTTAATATCGAATCAAAGTTGAGGGAATTGTGTTCAACAGTTCGAGTTGCTTGATCCAATCTTATAATGAAAAGTTCTCTGGTAAAAAATGATCACCTGATTATATTGAATTTATCAAAGACATTATTTGGAGATAGTAACCATGATATTGTCTCCCTTTTACCACCTGCAAACtctaattattgataaaatatattatttctgtTAACTTCATGTTTGTCTTGTCTTGTGATATGCTGCACCCTCACTATGTCAGGTTCACAGTATACTTCAACTCCATCTCCAAGATCTGCTTCAAAGAAGCTGGCTTCTCCCCTTCGTtgtctttccttgaaaaaatttGAAGAACCTGATGATGAGACTGAACATCTTCAACAGCCTGAGCATGACCCCTACCAGGATATTGAAACAGCATATGTAGGTCAAATTTGCTTGACTTGGGAGGCGCTTCATTGTCAGTACTCTCATATGAGTCAGAAGATATCTTGGCAACATGATAATCCTACCTGTTACAACCATAGTGCACAAGAGTTTCAACAGTTCCAGGTTCTATTACAAaggtttattgaaaatgaacCTTTTGAGCAGGGCCGTCGAGCTGAAATTTATGCTCGCACTAGGAACAATTTGCCTAAACTGCTTCAGGTTCCTAATATACGAGGTGAATTTCTTGTAAATTGTTGGAGTGTCATGGATACCACTGAAgttaataattaagattatgGGTGTCACTGAATGTAATTATGCTTTTTTGGCTCTCGTGTGCTTATGCTTGTAATTGAATGACTAAGTGCTCAACTTTATGAATCTATTCAGGTTCAGATCATGAATTGACTGATGATTCAGAGATGAGAGTTCTTGCTCCTGATCTTATCGGGATAATTGAAAGTTCTATCCTTACATTCCACCTTTTCATGAAAAGGGACAAGAAAAAGTCAAGTGGTGCTACCAATCAGAACCAGCTTGATACTCCTCTACAACAGATTCAGTCGACTCTTGAAAAGGTAAATTTAAAGCCTTTTTCTTGTGTAAGATTGCAATTTTATGATATTCCTTGATTAaggtaaatttataatatattcctAAGGCTAACCAATCATCTAATGTTGTATGAGCTATTGTCTACAGAATTTTTTGCTGATCAGAGTTTCTTTTTAGTTAGAAGCTGATCAGTGATTACTATTCTGCATCTAAATATGATGCCAGCAGCTGAGCTAATTTACTATTATGGATATTAACTATACGACTAAGATAATGTATGCGTTTTCTTCCTAATGCAGAAAGTGGTGAAGCTGAAGGAACTgcgcagaaagaaaaaaaattggaagaagaattctTGGCCCCAAAAGCACGAGGACATTCAGGTTTTGCTTGGCCTTATTGACGTGAAGATCCTGTCAAGGGTTCTGAGGATGACGAGGATGACTAGAGAACAACTGTTTTGGTGtgaagaaaagatgaaaaaactGGATTTATCAAATAGTAGGTTAGAAAGGGATCCATGTCCCATCCTCTTCCCTTGCTAGGATCAGTTGTATATCTGATAAATAGCAGCTAATTATATAGTAGCATCAGCTTTAGTTCTTTCTCCTTTGGATCGATAACTGTTGCTGGTTTTGAAGACGTCATCAAATCGGCCCTACAGCTGTTTAGGATTTCTTGGGAAGAATTCGGGATACTGTATGACAATGAGGGCAAGAATGTTTTCTGTTACCTAATATGTATTCTTGTTCTGTCAAAATTGTGAGTTTCCAAGTTGCTTTGTGAAACCTCCAATATAACATTGTTGTCACGAATTATTCTTGTTGGCTCCCAGAGTCGTCGATTTAATGTTTACAACAATGCATCTTTTTTGTCTGAAAATGCTTTGCAACTAAGGTAAATAACTAAGAATATTATAAGATTTGCTGTGGCACCATCAActattgctttatttttttcagaTTCGTACATGTTTGATTGAAAATTACATACGCATTCCTCTTCaatttttgtcaaattctgtttgatacctttcttttttcaattttcgcactaatcttaattgtttaaaaatattacacaaacgttttttaattgtttgaaatatatcataccctattttttttctaagaaaagtTGAtggaaatgttaaaaaaaatgagattataaaattatctataatctcaaaaactaacaaaatgtTAGTGTAATTTACTTTCAGcctttgtataaaaaaatcactGGTAATTATTTGATATAATGATATTGAAGAGAGAAGATCTACtcttaaacaaatatttaacttCTTAGGTCCTAGAAGGTACaactaattataatatattttatttgatcaaaattatatatttttttctcttgagcACAAATACAATCATATCACGTTAGTCATTAAAGTAAAAGgatttaaatatcatttttatataactGTTTAGggtatttgtcataatatttaaCCAGTAGAATATTAAATAGAATAACTCTATTAAGAGTTACTGATAGAGTTATTCATAGAATAATATAGTTAAGGGTCAGAGAGTAATTTGATGaagtatt contains:
- the LOC100776804 gene encoding uncharacterized protein — translated: MEFLKIKKFRKSQKANGEKDLADKAVPEPEEPKLNTDGPDQCKSENADSAGEAEDDDDFITNEVKRRLKELRRNSFMVLIPEEDSCPEEGEDEEEEEAGETCSNEWRDVEAEGQQWWRGFDAVFEKYCERMLFFDRMSTQQLSEVGKGSQYTSTPSPRSASKKLASPLRCLSLKKFEEPDDETEHLQQPEHDPYQDIETAYVGQICLTWEALHCQYSHMSQKISWQHDNPTCYNHSAQEFQQFQVLLQRFIENEPFEQGRRAEIYARTRNNLPKLLQVPNIRGSDHELTDDSEMRVLAPDLIGIIESSILTFHLFMKRDKKKSSGATNQNQLDTPLQQIQSTLEKKVVKLKELRRKKKNWKKNSWPQKHEDIQVLLGLIDVKILSRVLRMTRMTREQLFWCEEKMKKLDLSNSRLERDPCPILFPC